A stretch of the Psychroserpens sp. Hel_I_66 genome encodes the following:
- a CDS encoding helix-turn-helix domain-containing protein gives MPKPEHPLISVINLDELPILSSNGQSNWVFDFYSIALKHNFDSDIKYTYGQQTYDFDEGVLFFISPNQVFSVKANGNYKLSGWMLLVHPDFLWQSPLSKTIKKYEYFSYSVNEALHLSHKEETTILNIIQNIKQEYHSNIDHFSQRVILSQLELLLNYADRFYNRQFITRKITNHSILNQLEDLLNDYFNLNSLIESGLPTVSNIAKELNVSPNYLSGLLKSLTGQSTQQHIHEKLIAKAKEKLSVTNLSVSEIAYELGFEHSQSFSNLFKKKTNLSPLEYRKSFN, from the coding sequence TTGCCCAAACCTGAACATCCATTAATAAGTGTCATTAATTTGGACGAATTACCAATTCTTTCATCTAATGGTCAGTCAAATTGGGTTTTTGATTTTTATTCCATCGCCTTAAAACATAATTTTGATAGCGATATTAAATATACTTACGGTCAGCAAACCTATGATTTTGACGAAGGTGTGTTGTTTTTTATATCGCCAAATCAAGTTTTTTCAGTAAAAGCAAATGGTAATTACAAACTTTCGGGATGGATGCTACTTGTTCATCCCGATTTTTTATGGCAGAGCCCATTATCTAAAACCATTAAAAAATACGAGTATTTTAGTTATTCGGTAAACGAGGCTTTACACCTTTCGCATAAGGAGGAGACGACAATTTTAAATATTATTCAAAATATAAAGCAAGAATATCACTCAAATATTGACCATTTTAGCCAACGTGTTATTTTAAGTCAGCTTGAGTTGTTGCTCAATTATGCCGATAGATTTTATAATAGACAATTCATAACAAGAAAAATAACTAATCATAGTATTTTAAACCAGTTAGAAGATTTACTGAACGATTATTTTAATCTAAATAGTTTAATCGAAAGTGGTTTACCTACGGTGTCAAATATTGCTAAGGAATTAAATGTTTCGCCAAATTATTTAAGTGGTTTGCTAAAATCTCTTACAGGACAAAGCACCCAACAACATATTCACGAGAAATTGATTGCAAAGGCAAAAGAAAAACTTTCGGTCACAAATTTATCAGTTAGTGAAATTGCTTATGAATTAGGTTTTGAACATTCGCAATCATTCAGCAATTTATTTAAGAAGAAGACGAATTTATCGCCTTTGGAATATAGAAAATCGTTTAATTGA
- a CDS encoding DUF6892 domain-containing protein — protein MITLSLSQNEFKINNIEITFPIEIEVLRKTLALVGRINKKKHNTIYTWDELGILAYSKNGKLIESLSLELKNEDFDFSAKQIFKGNFLFDNEEILTYYKVNKDKRVKLFEGDSSGALVLNNISVWFDSNQNDIEAIEIKAYEGSSIRGIPKDKYVIKKLDEEEIKFVDFGFKLSIIQELMYNKELIKPKFDLFEFVLWYPKREIDLEEEGYEPIEEITHYFRDLPIPKRLASEITEIYQDGGNDIYMQLLRFGEGWEDYWDIESAKDAEQFPNLKKAVLSYAKENVLNELNDMGIKAEWI, from the coding sequence ATGATTACATTAAGTCTGTCACAAAATGAATTTAAAATTAATAATATTGAAATAACTTTCCCTATTGAAATTGAAGTCTTAAGAAAAACATTAGCCCTTGTAGGAAGAATTAATAAAAAAAAACATAATACAATTTATACTTGGGATGAATTAGGAATTTTAGCTTACTCAAAAAATGGTAAATTGATAGAAAGTCTATCATTAGAACTGAAAAATGAAGATTTTGATTTTAGTGCTAAACAAATTTTTAAAGGAAATTTTCTTTTTGATAATGAAGAGATTTTAACTTATTATAAAGTAAATAAAGATAAAAGAGTCAAACTTTTTGAAGGTGATTCATCTGGAGCTCTAGTCTTAAATAATATCAGTGTTTGGTTTGACTCTAACCAAAATGATATTGAGGCTATTGAAATAAAGGCTTACGAAGGCTCTTCAATAAGAGGAATTCCAAAAGATAAGTATGTCATAAAGAAATTAGATGAAGAGGAAATTAAATTTGTTGATTTCGGATTTAAGTTATCAATTATACAGGAACTGATGTACAACAAAGAGTTGATTAAACCCAAATTTGATTTGTTTGAATTCGTCCTTTGGTATCCAAAAAGAGAAATTGACCTTGAAGAAGAAGGATATGAACCCATTGAAGAAATTACACATTATTTTAGGGACTTACCTATTCCGAAAAGATTAGCATCTGAAATAACAGAAATTTATCAGGATGGTGGAAATGACATTTATATGCAACTTCTGCGATTTGGAGAAGGTTGGGAAGATTATTGGGATATTGAATCAGCAAAAGATGCAGAACAATTTCCAAACTTGAAAAAAGCTGTTTTAAGTTATGCAAAGGAAAATGTACTTAATGAATTAAATGATATGGGAATTAAAGCAGAATGGATATAA
- a CDS encoding SRPBCC domain-containing protein yields the protein MKSLMITFLFLLVSIFTFGQDNSEIELKRITSKIDSTKTPELVLIQEFMVKSPIDSVWNAYTTKKGYERWAAPLAEVDLKVGGFIKSNYNKDGKIGDSTTIITHIINYVPKTLITLQAEITDNFPEFMKKEAKDFYNVIYFEEMKDGYTSVKSYGIGYKNNSKYLSLMNYFIPANEKILMNLITHLEKE from the coding sequence ATGAAAAGCTTAATGATAACATTTTTGTTCTTGCTTGTTAGTATCTTCACTTTCGGACAGGACAATTCTGAAATTGAACTTAAAAGAATAACGTCAAAAATTGACTCAACCAAAACACCTGAACTAGTTCTAATTCAAGAATTCATGGTCAAGTCGCCAATTGATTCAGTTTGGAACGCATACACTACTAAAAAAGGTTATGAACGTTGGGCAGCACCATTAGCAGAAGTGGATTTAAAAGTTGGCGGATTTATTAAATCGAACTACAATAAAGATGGGAAGATAGGAGACAGTACCACAATTATTACTCACATTATAAATTACGTCCCTAAAACATTGATTACACTGCAAGCTGAAATTACTGATAACTTCCCTGAATTTATGAAAAAAGAGGCGAAAGACTTTTATAATGTTATCTATTTTGAAGAAATGAAAGATGGATATACGAGTGTTAAATCCTATGGAATTGGATATAAAAACAATTCTAAATACCTTTCGCTAATGAACTATTTCATTCCAGCAAACGAAAAGATTTTAATGAATTTAATAACTCATTTAGAAAAGGAATAA
- a CDS encoding substrate-binding domain-containing protein has protein sequence MKQNCKRIALFTTHLSLNVIQERQAGYISALKKSNSYNDSLIFKIENLKDAEDTIRSILIKSEIDAIFVVDELMAAKTIKIARQLNIEIPENLKVIGCGDGELSREFYPSISSVDFHAENIGKIAVTNLINRIKSKSQIDFKSTVVESSLIQRNSSFASD, from the coding sequence ATTAAACAGAATTGTAAACGCATTGCCTTATTTACTACCCACCTTTCTCTTAATGTTATTCAAGAGAGGCAGGCAGGTTATATTTCAGCATTAAAAAAATCAAATAGTTATAATGACTCATTGATCTTCAAAATTGAAAACCTTAAAGATGCCGAAGACACAATTCGCTCTATTTTGATAAAATCTGAAATCGACGCTATTTTTGTGGTGGATGAATTAATGGCTGCTAAGACAATAAAAATAGCGAGGCAGTTAAATATAGAAATTCCGGAGAATTTAAAAGTTATAGGATGTGGAGATGGGGAGTTGTCCAGAGAATTTTATCCTTCTATATCTAGCGTGGATTTTCATGCTGAAAATATTGGAAAGATTGCTGTTACGAATTTAATTAACAGGATTAAATCAAAAAGTCAAATTGATTTTAAGTCTACGGTTGTTGAGTCGAGTTTAATTCAAAGAAATTCATCATTTGCTAGTGATTAG
- a CDS encoding glycoside hydrolase family 13 protein — MKLLFNKNILLNSAFLFLLSIGYSQPNKTVKNEEFVPQWAKTVVWYQIFPERFRDGDTANNPTINDIKGADPQEQPAAWQIHPWGSDWYELQAYEKTNGEPELWKHMLRRRYGGDLQGVINKLDYLQELGVTAIYLNPVFQSPSLHKYDSESYHHIDPNFGPDPEGDRKLIATENPLDASTWVWTSADNLALKLIENAHNRGMKIIFDGVFNHLGYNSFAFQDVLKNQQNSPYKDWFIIKSWRDEEKGTKFDYEGWFGVKSLPELKEDSTGIVEGPKQYIFNATQRWMNPKGKGTAFGIDGWRLDVAFCIGHPFWKQWRAHVRSINSEAYMTAEIVDTPDKVQPYMQGDEFDGEMNYNFAFASAEFFFNTDSTSIKASEYDTKLNELRELYPSGVAYVSQNLFGSHDSNRVGSHIVNSDLGIGNFRNWGTYFNSSTASNNPNYSTRKPEEEDIELQKLFAIMQMTYVGAPMIYYGDEVGMWGGNDPDSRKPMIWDDIAYEDEVYSVDGSKHAPDKVAVNNDLFQHYKKLITIRNNHTALQMGTYKTLFTDDEKGVLIFERNYNNENLIVVINNGNSEYVVDVAELSKECFTDLISEKVFENNKIIVAKKWGLVLKKCI; from the coding sequence ATGAAACTCCTTTTTAATAAAAACATACTACTAAATTCTGCATTCTTATTTCTTCTTTCAATAGGATATAGTCAACCAAATAAAACAGTTAAAAATGAGGAATTTGTGCCTCAATGGGCGAAGACCGTGGTATGGTATCAAATATTTCCGGAGCGGTTCAGGGATGGTGATACTGCTAATAATCCAACGATAAACGACATAAAGGGAGCGGATCCTCAAGAACAACCTGCAGCATGGCAAATACATCCTTGGGGAAGTGATTGGTACGAACTACAGGCTTATGAAAAAACCAACGGTGAGCCTGAACTTTGGAAACACATGTTGCGAAGACGTTATGGAGGCGACCTTCAAGGAGTCATAAACAAACTTGACTACCTGCAAGAATTGGGAGTGACCGCCATCTATTTGAACCCAGTTTTTCAATCGCCATCACTTCATAAGTACGACAGTGAAAGTTACCATCACATTGATCCAAATTTCGGTCCTGATCCGGAAGGAGACAGAAAACTAATAGCTACCGAAAACCCCTTAGATGCTTCCACTTGGGTTTGGACAAGTGCGGATAATTTAGCTTTGAAATTGATAGAAAATGCACATAATAGAGGAATGAAAATCATCTTTGATGGTGTATTCAATCATTTAGGCTATAACAGTTTTGCGTTTCAAGATGTATTGAAAAACCAACAAAACTCACCTTATAAAGACTGGTTCATCATTAAATCCTGGAGAGATGAAGAGAAAGGCACGAAGTTCGATTACGAAGGATGGTTCGGAGTGAAATCACTACCTGAATTGAAGGAAGATAGCACAGGCATAGTCGAAGGTCCGAAACAGTATATTTTCAACGCGACCCAGAGATGGATGAATCCTAAAGGAAAAGGTACAGCATTCGGCATTGATGGATGGAGGCTGGATGTTGCTTTTTGCATTGGTCACCCTTTTTGGAAACAGTGGAGAGCACATGTGAGATCCATAAATTCTGAAGCCTACATGACAGCAGAGATTGTTGATACTCCAGATAAAGTACAACCTTACATGCAGGGCGATGAGTTTGATGGTGAAATGAATTATAATTTTGCTTTCGCTTCTGCTGAATTCTTTTTCAATACAGATTCTACAAGCATCAAAGCAAGCGAATATGACACTAAATTAAATGAACTTCGAGAGCTCTATCCTTCAGGTGTTGCGTATGTGTCTCAAAATCTTTTTGGAAGTCATGATTCAAATAGAGTTGGTTCACATATTGTAAATAGCGATCTAGGCATCGGTAATTTCAGGAATTGGGGTACATATTTCAATTCTTCAACCGCTTCAAATAATCCCAACTATTCTACCAGAAAACCTGAGGAGGAAGACATCGAACTACAAAAATTATTTGCCATCATGCAGATGACCTACGTAGGTGCGCCAATGATTTATTATGGTGATGAAGTTGGAATGTGGGGTGGCAATGATCCGGATAGCAGAAAACCCATGATTTGGGATGATATTGCCTATGAAGATGAAGTATACAGCGTTGATGGTTCTAAACATGCTCCAGATAAAGTGGCAGTGAATAATGATTTATTTCAGCATTATAAAAAGCTGATTACTATAAGAAATAACCATACTGCCTTACAAATGGGTACCTATAAAACTTTATTTACAGATGATGAAAAAGGTGTCTTAATTTTTGAACGCAACTACAATAATGAAAATTTAATTGTCGTAATTAATAACGGTAATAGTGAGTATGTTGTTGATGTCGCCGAATTAAGTAAAGAATGTTTTACAGACTTAATTAGTGAGAAAGTATTTGAGAACAATAAAATAATAGTTGCTAAAAAATGGGGACTTGTACTAAAAAAATGTATATGA
- a CDS encoding vanadium-dependent haloperoxidase, with the protein MKTSNLKWLLLVLLALPIFESCSTDDNQVNTYINETVVTDETTQLIVEWNELWLELDRYTYGMRPNATARSLAYINLAAYETVVDDMVDFTSNASRLQNLTIDNSQRANTIDLNIALNTCYAVVMDYFMYNIPIEMNNEIDQFKVTKENVLFQNVTNQVFIDSRQWGNYVAEQVIAYSQTDLQAESQILDPQPLSYEPPIGAGYWTYSADQERALFPYWQSVRTFVISSDDTSTIAPMDYNEDSNSDYFAQMNEVYITNNAAKLENNEDLWVAEYWSDDVEGLMMSPPGRQISIAKQLIVQNDFNHETSLVLLLKLGFALNDAAVSTWADKYNYMVMRPHVYIQEFIDPEFETNLYKFINWPNPSFPGYPSGHSCFASAAGGIFIDTFGNTIDFTERAHEGRTEFSSAPRHFNSISEMVEEAAFSRIPLGVHMRIDCTEGMRLGYEISEAVNDFDLSVN; encoded by the coding sequence ATGAAAACTTCTAATTTAAAATGGTTACTACTTGTATTGTTAGCTTTACCTATATTCGAATCTTGTAGTACAGACGACAATCAAGTAAACACTTATATTAATGAAACAGTTGTAACTGATGAAACGACACAACTTATCGTAGAGTGGAATGAATTATGGTTAGAACTAGATCGCTATACCTATGGAATGCGACCAAATGCCACAGCTAGATCATTGGCATATATAAATCTTGCTGCTTATGAGACTGTAGTTGACGATATGGTAGATTTCACTTCAAACGCTTCTAGATTACAAAATTTAACCATTGACAATTCTCAGCGTGCAAATACTATTGATTTAAATATAGCCTTAAATACCTGTTATGCTGTAGTTATGGATTACTTTATGTATAACATTCCCATTGAAATGAATAATGAAATAGACCAATTCAAAGTCACAAAAGAGAATGTTTTGTTTCAAAATGTAACTAATCAAGTATTTATAGATTCTCGTCAATGGGGAAACTATGTTGCAGAACAAGTCATAGCGTACAGTCAAACCGACCTTCAAGCAGAATCACAAATACTAGATCCACAACCTTTATCTTATGAGCCTCCAATAGGAGCAGGTTACTGGACCTATAGTGCAGATCAGGAAAGAGCTTTGTTTCCTTATTGGCAATCTGTTCGCACATTTGTAATATCATCTGATGATACTTCAACCATAGCTCCAATGGATTACAATGAAGATTCTAATAGCGATTATTTTGCACAGATGAATGAAGTTTATATTACAAACAATGCAGCTAAATTAGAAAACAATGAAGATTTATGGGTCGCCGAGTATTGGTCAGATGATGTTGAAGGTCTAATGATGAGTCCACCAGGAAGACAAATTTCAATAGCTAAACAATTAATTGTTCAAAATGATTTCAACCATGAAACTTCCTTGGTACTATTGCTTAAATTAGGCTTCGCACTTAATGATGCAGCAGTGTCAACTTGGGCAGATAAGTACAATTATATGGTAATGAGACCTCATGTTTATATACAAGAATTTATTGATCCCGAATTTGAAACCAATCTCTACAAATTTATTAATTGGCCAAATCCGTCATTTCCAGGTTACCCTTCTGGTCATTCCTGCTTTGCTTCGGCAGCAGGAGGTATTTTTATTGATACTTTTGGGAATACGATAGATTTTACTGAACGCGCCCATGAAGGAAGAACAGAATTTAGTAGTGCGCCAAGACATTTTAACTCTATAAGTGAAATGGTTGAAGAAGCTGCATTTTCTAGAATACCATTGGGAGTACATATGAGAATAGATTGTACAGAGGGAATGCGACTGGGTTATGAGATTTCAGAAGCTGTTAATGACTTTGATTTATCAGTAAATTAA
- a CDS encoding ThuA domain-containing protein, with protein MRKLYFYGILFILAFGLSCGESKNKDIPSPKLKVLIIDGQNNHYIWPKTSMIMGSYLEQTGLFDVKTTHMDTIWLGIKYNPNRSGTLTKYIHEFPLDSSKHVISAQPTKNSNFNIDFSNYDLIVSNLGLMVADWPDRTKRNFEKYINEGGGLVVVHAANNSWGNWEEYNKMIGLGAWDGRDSISGPYVFYNSDREIEKDHSKGVAGSHGLEHEYTITSRAPEHPIMKGLPLTWIHAKDELYDRMRGPFENATILATAYSDSEKNQQPWEPAMKGTGWNVPTLMAINYGKGRIFHTTLGHFDYSMECVGFMTTFQRGSEWAATGKVNQDIPDDFPSKDKSTSRIWTKKVGDK; from the coding sequence ATGAGAAAATTATATTTTTATGGGATACTTTTCATTCTAGCATTTGGATTATCATGTGGTGAGTCTAAGAATAAAGACATTCCAAGTCCAAAACTTAAGGTACTGATTATTGATGGGCAGAACAACCACTATATTTGGCCAAAGACATCTATGATTATGGGAAGTTATCTTGAACAAACTGGACTTTTTGATGTAAAAACAACCCATATGGATACCATTTGGTTAGGCATTAAATACAATCCTAACAGATCCGGAACTTTAACAAAATATATCCATGAATTTCCTTTAGATTCTTCTAAGCATGTCATTTCTGCTCAACCAACTAAAAATTCAAATTTTAATATTGATTTTAGTAATTACGATTTGATCGTTTCCAATCTTGGGTTAATGGTCGCTGATTGGCCTGATCGTACCAAAAGAAATTTTGAAAAATATATCAACGAAGGTGGAGGACTAGTTGTTGTACACGCAGCAAATAATTCCTGGGGAAACTGGGAGGAATATAACAAAATGATCGGTCTCGGTGCATGGGACGGACGTGACAGTATTTCTGGTCCCTATGTTTTTTACAACAGTGATAGGGAAATTGAAAAGGACCATTCTAAAGGAGTGGCTGGCTCGCATGGTTTAGAACATGAATACACAATTACTTCGAGAGCGCCAGAACATCCAATAATGAAGGGTTTACCATTGACTTGGATTCATGCAAAAGATGAACTTTATGATCGTATGCGTGGTCCATTTGAAAATGCAACCATTCTTGCAACTGCTTATTCAGATTCAGAAAAAAACCAACAACCATGGGAGCCTGCAATGAAAGGTACTGGTTGGAATGTGCCAACATTGATGGCCATCAATTATGGTAAAGGTCGAATCTTTCATACTACTTTAGGTCACTTTGATTATTCTATGGAATGTGTAGGGTTTATGACGACTTTTCAGCGAGGTTCGGAATGGGCAGCTACCGGAAAAGTGAATCAAGATATTCCAGATGACTTTCCTTCTAAAGATAAATCAACTTCCAGAATTTGGACGAAAAAAGTAGGTGATAAATAG
- a CDS encoding transglutaminase domain-containing protein — MAYRNFFLMVMGLIVANVYSQNKLPTINANSTTVDILEDGVLKKGYWSIAPEVNPDIYETSSKNITFYTDIDSISFEVSKNKYYDFEIIINQKESAITRIQWVPSRLDMLKQASEYEFENDSSIPKFSYQSKESPELVKLRRELKLDSIAGNGNELSQIFNLFKWADNVVEHDGSSSNPTLRNAIDLLKICKTENRGLNCRMLSIFLNECYLAMGIKSRYVTCMPKETDFDECHVINMVYSNDLDKWLWIDPTNGAYVMDDKGNLLSIPEVRERLINDKGLVLNADANWNRSVLKNKTQYLNFYMAKNLYRFQTPLISEYNSETIEEGKEITFVELLPLDGIVQEPKKKVDSDTINNVKRMYYKTNNPSIFWAKPE, encoded by the coding sequence ATGGCTTATAGAAATTTTTTCCTAATGGTTATGGGTCTGATTGTTGCGAACGTTTACTCTCAAAATAAACTGCCAACAATAAACGCTAATTCAACCACAGTTGATATTTTAGAAGATGGAGTTTTAAAGAAAGGCTATTGGTCTATTGCGCCAGAAGTAAACCCAGATATTTATGAAACTTCTTCGAAGAATATCACATTTTACACAGATATTGATTCCATTAGTTTTGAAGTTTCAAAAAACAAATACTATGATTTTGAAATAATCATCAACCAAAAAGAAAGCGCTATCACCCGTATACAATGGGTACCTTCAAGATTGGATATGCTAAAGCAAGCAAGTGAATATGAATTTGAAAATGATAGTTCCATTCCCAAATTCAGTTACCAATCAAAAGAAAGTCCAGAACTTGTTAAATTAAGGAGAGAATTAAAACTTGATTCAATCGCTGGTAATGGTAACGAGCTATCTCAAATTTTCAACTTATTTAAGTGGGCTGATAATGTTGTTGAACACGATGGTAGCAGCAGCAATCCTACCCTTAGAAACGCAATTGATCTACTAAAAATATGTAAAACAGAAAATCGAGGGCTTAATTGTAGAATGCTTTCTATATTTCTTAACGAATGCTATTTAGCAATGGGTATAAAATCGAGATATGTTACTTGCATGCCTAAAGAAACAGATTTTGATGAATGTCATGTGATCAATATGGTGTATAGCAATGATCTAGATAAATGGTTATGGATTGACCCAACAAATGGAGCGTATGTTATGGATGACAAAGGTAATCTCCTTAGCATACCAGAAGTGCGTGAAAGATTGATAAATGATAAAGGATTAGTTCTTAATGCTGATGCGAACTGGAACAGAAGTGTCCTAAAAAACAAAACCCAATATTTAAATTTTTATATGGCTAAAAATCTTTACCGTTTTCAGACGCCTTTAATAAGTGAGTACAATTCAGAAACCATAGAAGAAGGAAAAGAAATTACTTTTGTGGAACTCTTACCACTTGACGGTATTGTACAGGAACCTAAAAAGAAAGTAGATAGCGACACCATAAATAATGTAAAACGTATGTATTATAAAACAAATAATCCATCGATATTTTGGGCAAAACCAGAGTAA
- a CDS encoding FUSC family protein, which translates to MKAQLKQLELFFKSSNFDRGIRLGVAIAVPFAVLYFLGYFKFAPAIVVGAFLNAPGDIPGSIKYKVNAILISIGLTMVITAIILFAKPLLPLLLVSLAVISFLVSLISVYGFRASLVSFSGLLAMVLAFAIQKETVTEILVQVGLMGIGGLWYLVVSYLFQRLAPKKDQNQLLSDTLLLVGEYLKLRAKLLTKTSKRDQILKQTFVLQNQINEKHETLRETLFIERKRSGRSRFEEKQLLIFISSINIFELIEAKHLDYKMIDSIFGGRKAYLKASKKLNKIMGNHLIRLSELLIQNDKIPADDKLSTALSKSSKSITDYINTIKLPEAREGALVLKNLYDYQEQLLQEIKAIRRAMDNVKDAAKISLKRQDSSQFLTLQEYRLNVLTQNFSFSSKMFRHSLRFAIAIVFGYALGFIFDIQNTYWILLTIVVIMRPNYGLTKERSKDRIIGTLIGAVVAVAIVLITQNEIVYGVLAFVSLIFAFSLIQNNYKSAAALITISIVFVYSLINPDAFEVIQYRVLDTIIGATIAVVANYALFPSWEANNLSHIILNALTKNRTYLFAAQKLYHNPTEEKLSYNVARKEAFLAISNLNAGFQRLTQDPKSKQKEFQVIYEIVTLNQTMISAIASIGNFVINHKTTPASEEFDVLIKKIGNTLNSAIDCLDFNKGDIKITDHTAEKAQETLLEKYQQLSNLRDENIKQGHTELDTETLHALQEAYLIANQMSWLQSLSENLKKATLKYRSALVED; encoded by the coding sequence TTGAAAGCACAACTCAAACAGCTAGAATTATTTTTTAAAAGTTCCAATTTTGATCGTGGTATTCGACTTGGCGTCGCGATTGCTGTACCTTTTGCTGTACTCTACTTTTTAGGTTATTTTAAATTTGCACCTGCCATCGTGGTTGGTGCCTTTTTAAATGCACCTGGTGACATACCTGGTAGTATTAAGTATAAAGTCAATGCCATATTAATAAGTATTGGGTTGACGATGGTCATCACAGCTATCATTTTATTTGCAAAACCTCTTCTTCCACTCCTGTTGGTTTCTCTTGCTGTAATATCTTTTTTGGTATCGTTGATTTCAGTATATGGCTTTAGAGCATCTTTAGTTTCTTTTTCTGGCTTGTTGGCTATGGTATTGGCATTTGCCATTCAAAAAGAAACCGTAACCGAGATTTTGGTTCAGGTAGGTTTAATGGGTATTGGTGGGCTTTGGTATTTGGTCGTTTCTTATCTTTTTCAAAGATTGGCACCTAAAAAAGATCAGAATCAATTACTATCGGACACGTTATTGCTCGTTGGCGAATATTTAAAACTTCGTGCCAAATTATTGACCAAAACCTCCAAGCGTGACCAGATTTTAAAACAAACTTTTGTGCTTCAAAATCAAATTAATGAAAAGCACGAGACGCTTCGCGAAACCTTGTTTATTGAGCGTAAACGTTCTGGACGTTCACGCTTTGAGGAAAAACAGCTACTCATCTTTATTTCATCCATCAATATTTTTGAGCTTATTGAAGCCAAACATCTTGATTACAAAATGATAGATAGTATTTTCGGTGGACGTAAAGCATATTTAAAAGCCTCTAAAAAACTGAATAAAATCATGGGTAATCACTTGATACGATTATCTGAATTACTCATTCAAAACGATAAAATCCCAGCAGATGACAAACTCTCAACTGCCTTATCAAAATCAAGTAAATCCATTACCGATTATATTAACACCATAAAATTACCCGAAGCACGAGAAGGCGCTCTCGTCTTAAAAAATCTGTACGATTACCAGGAACAATTGCTACAAGAAATTAAGGCGATAAGACGTGCCATGGATAATGTAAAGGATGCTGCCAAGATATCATTAAAGCGACAAGATTCGAGTCAGTTTTTGACACTTCAAGAATACCGACTAAACGTGCTCACTCAAAATTTTAGTTTCAGTTCCAAAATGTTTCGGCATTCACTAAGATTTGCGATCGCTATTGTTTTTGGTTATGCATTAGGTTTTATTTTTGACATTCAAAACACCTATTGGATTTTGCTCACGATTGTTGTGATCATGCGACCAAATTACGGTCTTACAAAAGAACGTTCCAAAGATAGAATAATTGGCACACTCATTGGAGCTGTCGTTGCAGTTGCTATTGTGTTGATCACCCAAAATGAGATTGTATATGGCGTATTGGCTTTTGTCTCTTTGATTTTCGCGTTTTCTTTAATTCAGAATAATTATAAATCGGCAGCTGCGCTGATTACGATTAGTATTGTATTTGTATATTCGTTGATAAATCCCGATGCTTTTGAAGTAATTCAGTATCGAGTTTTAGATACCATTATTGGAGCTACTATAGCGGTTGTGGCAAATTATGCCTTGTTCCCAAGTTGGGAAGCCAATAATCTTTCTCATATTATTTTAAATGCCTTGACTAAAAATAGAACCTATTTATTTGCAGCACAAAAATTATATCACAACCCAACCGAAGAGAAATTATCATACAATGTGGCCAGAAAAGAAGCATTTTTGGCGATTAGTAATTTGAACGCTGGATTTCAACGCTTGACGCAAGATCCAAAATCTAAACAAAAAGAGTTTCAGGTCATTTACGAAATTGTGACGCTCAATCAAACGATGATTTCTGCAATTGCTTCCATAGGAAATTTTGTGATAAATCATAAGACCACACCAGCTTCCGAAGAATTTGATGTACTTATCAAGAAAATTGGCAATACACTCAACTCAGCAATCGATTGCCTGGATTTTAATAAAGGTGATATAAAAATAACGGATCATACTGCGGAAAAAGCCCAGGAAACTTTATTGGAAAAATACCAGCAATTATCCAATTTACGGGACGAAAACATAAAACAAGGACACACCGAATTGGATACTGAAACACTCCACGCACTCCAAGAGGCTTATTTAATAGCAAACCAAATGAGCTGGTTACAGTCACTTTCCGAAAACCTTAAAAAAGCAACTCTAAAGTACAGATCTGCTTTGGTTGAAGACTAA